Genomic DNA from Halalkalicoccus tibetensis:
TCATCCTCGTCGGAATGTACTTCGGTCCGAAAGCATCGAAGGCAGCCTTCTCAGTGCTGTTCTGGCAGTATATCGGCCTGCTGGTGATGAACTGGCCGACAGCACTCCTGCTTTCGACAGCCTACCATGTCGGCTTCGACTTTGGAATGGGGCCAGCTGGGTCACTGACGAACTTCGCAGCGACAATCGGGCTGTTTGCCTTCGCGGTTGGCATCCCACTGTTCGTCCAGACTTCATTCCTGGGCGGTTCACTCGCAGCGGTTGTCATGAAGGGATCTGTCCTCTCAGCCAGCGCGGGCGCCGCGAGAAAATACGTTCCGACGGGTGCGGTCGGTGGCGCTGCAAAGTCCGCAGCAAAGCGCGGTGGCGGCTACATCAATCCCGTTTCGCGGTACAGTCGGAGTGCTGAAAACGACCAGCAGCAACAGCGTCGCCGCAGGGACGCCGCCAATCAGACGTCGTCGACGAGCACTCGATCCTCACGTCGCAATCCCACAGCGACTGACGGTGGGTACACGCCCCGCAGCACTTCGTCGACGACCTCGAGATATCGATCAGCGTCATCCTCGAAATCGATACCAGCCAGCAGTACTCGCGATGCCGGCAGCATTGACGCTCGCCGACGAGAGCGATACCGACGCCTTCGCGCTGATAATCCATCATGAGCACGCAAACCGACCAGCAACGCGCATCGGACACCAGGAAAGTCCTCCCGAATCGGCTGACCGGCCAGCGAATCGCCGGCGTCTCAAAAGTCGCAATTTACGCGGGTGGCGGCACCGCTTCGATGGTCTGGTTTGGAGCCGACATGTACGTTCCACCGGGCTATCGAAGTCCGTTCTACCTCCTGGCGGTCAGCGTATTCTTCGGCGCGGTCATCGCCTCGTTTCACACGCCGAACCACCTTTCGGTCCACGAACACCTGCGGCGACTACTCGTTCATCATACTCGACAACACACCATGCTTAGTGCACGAAACGGCAGTAAGAAGGAACAGCCACAGAACGAGACATTGCCCGGCCGGATCGTTCGCTGGCCGATCATGCGGAATATCCGCGGGATCGGTGTTGATGAAGAAGAACGCTCCCAGGACGCTGTTCAGGTCGCTCGCCCCTTCCATAACTCGCCGGTCATTGAAACCACTGACGGGGGCGTGATCGGCGCGATCAAGGTCCGCCCGGCAGCGATGGCCGTCGCTAACGAAGGCCACTGGAAACGTCGTGTGGAGCGTCTCGCGAACGTGATCGACTCGTCGGTCACTGCCCGGACGCAGTTCACCTCGAAGATGCGGGCCGTCGACTACGGCGATCGGATGGGCACCTACGACGATCGCGAGCAAGAACTCTTAGACCAGCTTGCAGCGAAACACGGCGACATCGACACAGCCTACCGAAAGGCCCGGAGCGGTGAGATCGATCGCGAAGATCTTGGCTTGTTGGTCGGCGCTGACCTCGCCGACGAGCGCAAAGGTGTGATCGACCTGTACGACGTGACGACGCTCAAGCGCAACTACTACGTCACAGTCAAGATCGAACCCGCGGACGTTGTGACCGAAGACAACGTCGAGGCGGGTGGTGGAATGGCGAACGTTCCATTGCTGGGGCGGCTCTGGAAGCACAAGGAGCTCCGTGACCTCCGTCAGGAAGGCGACCACACGCAGGTAATGGTCGAACGCCTCGAGAACAAGCTCGAAACGCTCGAATCGGATCTCCGAACGATCGAGGACATTAGCACCCGGATTCTCTCCTCGACGGAGCTCTCACAGGTCTTTGCCGACCATTACCAGGCGGCTAACGCGTACGCGAATGCTGACTTTGCCGATGTCGTTCGTCTCTCACCAAAGCCGACTTCAAGCGAGGGAACAGCGATGTACGGCGTTGATCACGACCACCTTCAAGATCTCCCCAGCAGCCCGCTTGGAGAGTCCAGCGGTATGGTCGAACCTGAAGCACCCAGTAATGCCTCGCCGATGGCTGATCAGGATGACGACGGTGGTCGCCATACAGTCCCTGCACCTGGTGACCAGTCCGACGACCACAGCAACGATGACCTCGTTAATACGGCGAAGAGTGCCGCTAGCTCGTTCGCCGACCGGGTCGCAGAAATAAACGACAATCCCGTCGCTGACGTCATCCTCACCAAAGAACAGCTGATCGACCACTATCAGACCGTCGTCGGGCCAAAAGACGGCGTCTACCGCGGCAACGAGAACTGGATCACGATCGACAACACCGTCTACAGCAAAACGCTCTCGATCCGTGAGTGGCCGGCCGTCCCGAAAATGGGCATTCTCGAGCCAATTCTCCGAGAGCACGAGCCCGGTGTCGCCGTAAACGTCGCGACTCACATCAACCCGATCGACCAGCAGCGTGCCGAGGTCAACCTCGCTGACACGGAAGACCAGCTCCAAGACAAAAAGGAGAAAGCCGAGGATTCGCGCCTGCCGATGTTTCTCCAGACCTATCGCAAGCAGCACGACGAGGCCAAGGAGATGGTCCAGGCGAACCAAGATTCCGAATACGACCTCTTCGAGACGAACACGCATATCGAACTCCGTAGCGATGACCCCGAAGCACTCGGTCGCACGATCGACCACATCAACTCGATGATGAACGACGAAGGGGCTGAAGCTCGCCAGGAAACAGCTCATCACTTCGAAGGCTGGCAGTCGGTCGCGCCTGCGTGTGATGATAAGCTCGAGGAGCCGATCATGATGTTTGCTGACGGCGTTGCTCGCGAGTTCCCTTGGACGTCTCGGAACCTGCACGAGCCCAACGGCGTCGAGTTCGGCATCAACATGCACACGAACGAGCCGCTCTACTTAGACCTCTGGAACCGCAAGACCGGCTTCGATTTCGGCATCTTCACCAAGAAGGGCGGTGGAAAGACGACGACCGCGACGGAGATCCTCGGCCGGCTGAATACGGTCTATCGCGATGATCTGATGACGATTATCATCGATCCGCTCCAGGAGTATGCGAACCTCGCGACCGTCCATGACGGTGAGCGTCTTGTTGTGGGTGGCGACACTGGGATCAACCCGTTCCATATCGAGGCAACACCCGAGGAG
This window encodes:
- a CDS encoding VirB4 family type IV secretion system protein, with product MSTQTDQQRASDTRKVLPNRLTGQRIAGVSKVAIYAGGGTASMVWFGADMYVPPGYRSPFYLLAVSVFFGAVIASFHTPNHLSVHEHLRRLLVHHTRQHTMLSARNGSKKEQPQNETLPGRIVRWPIMRNIRGIGVDEEERSQDAVQVARPFHNSPVIETTDGGVIGAIKVRPAAMAVANEGHWKRRVERLANVIDSSVTARTQFTSKMRAVDYGDRMGTYDDREQELLDQLAAKHGDIDTAYRKARSGEIDREDLGLLVGADLADERKGVIDLYDVTTLKRNYYVTVKIEPADVVTEDNVEAGGGMANVPLLGRLWKHKELRDLRQEGDHTQVMVERLENKLETLESDLRTIEDISTRILSSTELSQVFADHYQAANAYANADFADVVRLSPKPTSSEGTAMYGVDHDHLQDLPSSPLGESSGMVEPEAPSNASPMADQDDDGGRHTVPAPGDQSDDHSNDDLVNTAKSAASSFADRVAEINDNPVADVILTKEQLIDHYQTVVGPKDGVYRGNENWITIDNTVYSKTLSIREWPAVPKMGILEPILREHEPGVAVNVATHINPIDQQRAEVNLADTEDQLQDKKEKAEDSRLPMFLQTYRKQHDEAKEMVQANQDSEYDLFETNTHIELRSDDPEALGRTIDHINSMMNDEGAEARQETAHHFEGWQSVAPACDDKLEEPIMMFADGVAREFPWTSRNLHEPNGVEFGINMHTNEPLYLDLWNRKTGFDFGIFTKKGGGKTTTATEILGRLNTVYRDDLMTIIIDPLQEYANLATVHDGERLVVGGDTGINPFHIEATPEEKLATIGKGAPYKHWLEGCMDFVEMYYADEGLDFAEKKGIWRMAIREAAERYGIEDDPVTHSADYRRQQGYSGDCPTPLDAIEIIDEMTEEPEEWVRSKPGQEPSERKVDEREKTAVDIINNDIQPFLPGGEYEHFTKQTNIDLEDSTFFYVDMQQQEASTSIGLTMQVVYDLFYEMVKTIDIPSIIFMDEFHYMLRDSLAQKSLNQKFRHGRHWDLSLGVATQSFKDFFGEDADGNTHLTDNAQVLFENMPTQIFHQEDMSDEWAEEIGLTSDEARFIRNAEPGNRELGYSTALLRVSDKGTYPLKVKMDFEENPREAVVTEFDPSEHGEDFYSYLLEHDDICEWRFAPTVDSEAAADTEITATGTNTAEDAVEQNQGPQRTDVSAMGDD